One window of uncultured Trichococcus sp. genomic DNA carries:
- a CDS encoding GW dipeptide domain-containing protein, producing MKTVQKKYLRTYIALSSMAASLLVGNKVAFAEEGEGTAAESAPIESTDPTLPVQQTDEPPLAAELSTKEETEAAAETVSPMPVETILDEGIYGADQLTGTTQPNTFVVVCAGESNVGEQAVDDTGIISVALADVPEGMTVLRVKVYKDATQTFLLSETDWLVPVEEATEAVPAVDAEDPQAIPSEPSSPVGEETQPELVTDDSNAEPVGETDPESADTEEIAQAPMLTATATSNAAVVEEAKGTWYYYVQSGDTLLKIATHYSTDVDSLMRWNNLTSSLINIGQLLSVNGTNAYAEIDKETRTFATTAEFVNYLGQYATEIGNDYNLYASVMVAQASLETAYGTSKLSTVGNNLFGIKGSYAGNSIVMRTWEEESDGSIIWIDAFFRLYPSYYESMIDYAEKLRNGVSWDPNYYQGTWKENTTSYQDATLYLTGRYATDSSYYIKLNAIISAYDLTKFDGPKTVAVNYNALVSGTDFSIDSLPWGTLGYKYLEPCSNYYGKEVAVTKQTVDGQYALISCAGKELGWIDMDALKTFYTVPASYTLPIMNSGYSIDSLPWGEPGFTYVGDTAAYYGKLATVVRETANGVYAEISVDGVKLGWIDKRAFNADFPSYNAVIRKGSYSIDSLPWGSAGYRTLDWSSSYVGKTVTVIGKSADGAYLCLAYNGLPLGWIDYRAFESFDATAAYYTAVVSGTNFSIDSQPWGEAGFVYLDSSANYYGKEVLVTRKTANGAYAYITLDGKPLGWIDSRGLQNFATVAANYSLPIMNGIYSIDSLPWGEPGYVKIADASAYFGKLATVLRESANGAYAEIAIEGQRIGWIDKRAFSNARQVSYYAGVSGQNYSIDSLPWGTAGYQYLESTNDYLGSLVKVVAESTDGNYKLIQLNGQNLGWVDYRALAALNTKAVNYAATIRSVGYSIDSLPWGTPGFTMLGLTSSYLNTTVQVIQESPDGHYALVTLNGKTLGWVDKRCF from the coding sequence ATGAAGACTGTTCAAAAAAAATACCTACGGACTTATATCGCTTTATCAAGCATGGCCGCAAGCTTGCTTGTCGGCAATAAGGTAGCTTTTGCCGAAGAAGGGGAGGGCACTGCTGCGGAATCGGCGCCGATCGAATCAACAGATCCGACGCTTCCGGTGCAGCAAACGGACGAGCCACCGTTAGCAGCAGAACTATCAACGAAAGAGGAAACAGAAGCTGCAGCGGAAACAGTATCACCGATGCCTGTCGAAACCATTCTGGATGAGGGGATTTACGGTGCGGATCAACTGACCGGCACGACTCAACCGAACACATTCGTGGTTGTTTGTGCAGGAGAGAGCAATGTCGGTGAGCAAGCCGTCGATGATACCGGGATTATTTCGGTTGCGTTGGCAGACGTTCCGGAAGGGATGACTGTTTTGCGGGTGAAAGTCTATAAGGATGCTACCCAAACATTCTTGTTGAGCGAAACGGATTGGCTAGTGCCTGTGGAGGAAGCGACAGAAGCAGTGCCTGCTGTGGATGCGGAAGACCCGCAAGCAATCCCAAGTGAACCGTCTTCACCGGTTGGAGAGGAAACGCAGCCGGAATTGGTAACCGATGACAGCAACGCTGAACCGGTTGGAGAGACCGATCCGGAATCCGCTGATACCGAAGAAATAGCTCAAGCCCCTATGCTGACAGCCACTGCCACCTCAAACGCGGCGGTCGTCGAGGAAGCGAAAGGGACTTGGTATTATTACGTCCAATCGGGCGATACGCTGCTGAAGATCGCCACCCATTACAGCACAGATGTCGACAGCTTGATGCGCTGGAACAATTTGACGAGCAGCCTCATCAATATCGGCCAGCTGCTGAGCGTCAATGGCACGAATGCTTATGCGGAGATTGATAAGGAAACGCGGACGTTCGCGACTACTGCGGAATTCGTGAATTATCTCGGACAGTACGCCACCGAAATCGGCAACGACTACAATCTGTATGCCTCGGTCATGGTCGCCCAGGCATCGCTGGAGACCGCCTATGGTACCAGCAAGCTCAGTACGGTCGGCAACAATCTCTTTGGCATCAAGGGGTCCTACGCCGGCAACTCGATCGTGATGCGCACGTGGGAGGAAGAAAGCGACGGGTCGATCATCTGGATCGATGCCTTCTTCAGGCTGTACCCTTCCTATTACGAATCAATGATCGATTATGCGGAAAAATTGCGCAACGGCGTCAGCTGGGATCCGAATTACTACCAAGGCACCTGGAAGGAAAATACGACCAGTTACCAGGATGCCACGCTGTATTTGACGGGGCGATACGCGACTGATTCTTCCTATTACATCAAGCTGAATGCCATCATCAGCGCCTACGATCTGACCAAATTTGATGGACCGAAGACGGTAGCTGTGAATTACAATGCACTCGTTTCGGGAACGGATTTCTCGATCGACAGTCTGCCTTGGGGGACGCTCGGTTACAAATATTTGGAGCCTTGTTCGAACTATTACGGCAAGGAAGTCGCGGTCACGAAGCAGACCGTTGATGGACAGTACGCGCTTATTTCCTGCGCCGGCAAGGAACTTGGCTGGATCGACATGGATGCGCTGAAGACCTTTTACACCGTACCGGCCAGTTACACGTTGCCGATCATGAACAGCGGCTACTCGATCGACTCATTGCCGTGGGGCGAGCCGGGTTTTACTTATGTCGGCGATACGGCGGCTTACTACGGAAAATTGGCGACTGTCGTCCGCGAAACTGCCAACGGAGTCTACGCCGAAATTTCGGTCGATGGCGTCAAATTGGGCTGGATCGACAAGCGGGCCTTCAACGCGGATTTCCCGAGCTACAATGCAGTCATCCGCAAGGGCAGCTACTCGATCGACAGCCTGCCGTGGGGGAGTGCCGGCTACCGGACGCTCGACTGGAGCAGCTCTTATGTCGGCAAAACCGTCACTGTGATCGGAAAATCTGCGGACGGCGCCTACCTGTGTTTGGCTTACAACGGTTTGCCGCTGGGGTGGATCGACTACCGCGCCTTCGAGAGCTTCGATGCAACGGCTGCGTATTACACGGCTGTCGTTTCCGGAACAAATTTTTCGATCGACAGCCAGCCGTGGGGCGAGGCGGGCTTTGTTTACTTGGATTCATCCGCGAATTATTACGGGAAAGAAGTGCTGGTGACGCGCAAAACCGCGAATGGTGCCTACGCGTACATTACGCTTGACGGAAAGCCATTGGGTTGGATCGACAGCAGGGGGCTGCAGAATTTTGCGACGGTGGCAGCGAATTACAGTCTCCCGATCATGAACGGAATCTACTCGATCGACAGCTTGCCGTGGGGTGAGCCAGGCTACGTGAAAATCGCTGATGCATCGGCATATTTCGGGAAATTAGCTACTGTGCTGCGGGAAAGCGCGAACGGTGCCTACGCGGAGATCGCCATCGAAGGTCAACGGATCGGCTGGATCGACAAACGGGCCTTCAGCAATGCGCGCCAGGTTTCCTATTACGCCGGCGTCTCCGGTCAGAACTATTCGATCGACAGCCTGCCGTGGGGCACTGCTGGGTACCAGTACCTGGAAAGCACGAACGATTATTTGGGCAGTCTCGTGAAGGTGGTCGCGGAATCAACAGACGGGAATTATAAACTGATCCAATTGAACGGACAGAACTTGGGTTGGGTCGATTACCGCGCATTGGCGGCTTTGAATACGAAAGCGGTGAATTACGCCGCCACGATCCGCTCGGTCGGCTATTCAATCGACAGTCTGCCGTGGGGCACGCCGGGCTTCACGATGCTGGGACTGACCAGTTCCTATCTGAACACGACTGTGCAGGTCATCCAGGAATCGCCGGACGGTCATTACGCGCTTGTGACGCTGAACGGCAAAACGCTGGGTTGGGTCGATAAGCGGTGTTTCTGA
- a CDS encoding metal-binding protein ZinT — protein sequence MQKKHRTFRWMLSSLLVLSLAACQPDPETEETTESGATAAEITIESVNLQDQATIDAANGIFEDSQVADRALSDWEGEWQSVYPYLLDGTLDSVFADKAEDTGEKTAEEYKEYYTIGYESTFTGLTIAGDSITFYEGDTAYTGTYAYSGYQILTYESGKKGVRYLFERTDDTQDTPKYVQFSDHIIEPTASAHFHIYLGDESHATLLEEMDNWPTFYPAGMDGDAIVEEMLHH from the coding sequence ATGCAGAAAAAACATAGAACGTTCCGATGGATGCTCAGCAGCCTGCTCGTGTTGAGTTTGGCGGCTTGCCAGCCCGATCCGGAAACCGAAGAGACCACAGAATCCGGTGCGACTGCCGCAGAAATCACGATTGAGTCCGTCAACTTGCAGGACCAAGCGACCATCGATGCCGCCAACGGCATTTTTGAGGACAGCCAAGTCGCCGACCGCGCTTTGAGCGACTGGGAAGGCGAATGGCAATCCGTCTACCCTTACCTGCTTGATGGCACACTCGACAGCGTCTTCGCGGATAAAGCCGAAGACACCGGCGAAAAGACCGCCGAGGAATACAAGGAGTACTACACGATTGGCTACGAGTCGACCTTTACCGGCCTGACGATCGCCGGCGATTCGATCACATTCTACGAAGGCGATACCGCATACACCGGCACCTACGCGTACAGCGGCTATCAGATCCTGACCTACGAATCCGGAAAAAAAGGCGTCCGCTACCTGTTCGAACGGACGGATGATACCCAAGATACACCGAAATACGTCCAGTTCAGCGACCATATCATCGAACCGACAGCATCCGCGCACTTCCACATTTATCTGGGAGACGAAAGCCACGCAACCCTACTTGAGGAGATGGACAACTGGCCGACATTCTATCCGGCCGGGATGGACGGGGATGCGATTGTTGAAGAGATGCTGCACCACTGA